The following proteins are co-located in the Stieleria sp. JC731 genome:
- a CDS encoding peroxidase family protein produces the protein MNALPDGIRACRLFEKLPVRPLRRQRERANAVLPKTVRRKLCAEKLGSRILLAADFRHNFFQPEDVNDDGKVSPSDALAVINAMSGVQFSASTMYTDVDNNGEESPLDALMVINRLALDSELATGNDASDLIDQMPSLGFSFRTYDGSDNNATNPLWGSAGTEFRRNVDAAYADSIGSPTGTSRPSPREISNTLSAEFESGTPSRRSLSPFVYVWGQFLDHDITLSGEPGPEDFHESFDIKIPTDDVWFNPMGRTDVTMPFTRSAAAPGSGTSSEKPRQQINEITSFIDGSQIYGSNKAVADSLREFVGGRLLIRENGLLPVDEMNQIMAGDKRAAENIGLTAMHTLFVREHNRIAKQLAEENPSLDDEELYQCARAIVTAELQSITYNEFLPALLGTRGIKPYLGYSPEVDPTITNEFATAAFRFGHSAINRQIRFIGNDGHSTAEAVSLTDAFFNPSILDEAGIDEILKFDASTVSMEIDLEVIDPLRNFLFGPPGAGGLDLVSLNIQRGRDHGIADYNQLRVAYGLPAVTGFAEITSDVELQVKLESLYHSVDDIDAWVGIMAEDHRYGASVGELASRIIADQFRRLREGDRSYYENVFSRSDIRMIERTTLADIIERNTDVTGLQTNVFFFRSELSGTVSSQSDSLREGLQVILLDSQGEFIADVQTDASGVYRFDSFPSTGSYKVILSATDTAHEVNISTGNLRFQGLDFEIA, from the coding sequence ATGAATGCACTACCGGATGGGATCCGAGCGTGTCGACTTTTCGAGAAGCTACCGGTTAGGCCGCTCCGTAGGCAACGCGAACGTGCTAACGCAGTGCTTCCTAAAACGGTGCGGCGAAAGCTGTGTGCCGAGAAGCTCGGATCACGAATACTACTCGCAGCCGATTTCCGGCATAACTTCTTTCAGCCCGAGGACGTCAACGACGACGGGAAGGTTTCGCCGAGCGACGCATTGGCAGTCATCAATGCGATGTCGGGTGTCCAGTTCTCCGCAAGCACGATGTACACGGACGTAGATAACAACGGCGAAGAATCCCCACTCGACGCCTTGATGGTCATCAATCGTTTGGCGCTCGATAGCGAATTGGCCACCGGCAACGATGCCAGCGATCTAATCGATCAAATGCCCAGCCTTGGATTCAGTTTTCGCACCTACGACGGCTCCGACAACAACGCCACCAACCCTCTGTGGGGATCTGCCGGGACTGAGTTTAGACGAAACGTTGACGCCGCCTACGCGGACTCGATCGGATCACCAACCGGGACATCGAGACCAAGCCCGCGCGAGATCAGCAATACGCTGTCTGCCGAGTTCGAATCGGGCACGCCGAGCCGTCGGTCGCTTTCGCCTTTCGTTTATGTCTGGGGACAGTTTTTAGATCACGACATAACTTTATCGGGTGAACCCGGACCAGAAGACTTTCACGAGTCGTTTGATATTAAGATTCCAACTGACGATGTTTGGTTCAACCCGATGGGCCGAACTGATGTCACGATGCCGTTTACGCGCAGTGCAGCAGCTCCAGGAAGCGGAACATCTTCAGAAAAACCAAGGCAGCAAATCAATGAGATCACCAGTTTCATTGATGGATCACAAATCTATGGCAGCAACAAAGCCGTCGCCGATTCACTTCGGGAGTTTGTCGGAGGCCGGCTACTGATTCGTGAAAACGGATTGTTGCCTGTCGACGAGATGAATCAAATTATGGCAGGCGATAAGCGTGCCGCAGAAAACATCGGTTTGACGGCGATGCACACACTGTTTGTTCGCGAACACAACCGCATTGCAAAGCAGTTGGCCGAAGAAAACCCTAGCCTTGATGACGAAGAACTCTATCAATGTGCTCGGGCTATCGTGACGGCGGAGCTGCAATCGATTACGTACAACGAATTTCTCCCCGCATTGTTGGGGACTCGTGGGATCAAGCCCTACTTGGGCTACTCGCCGGAAGTCGATCCGACGATTACAAATGAATTCGCAACCGCGGCGTTTCGGTTTGGACATAGTGCAATCAATCGGCAGATACGGTTTATCGGCAACGATGGACACTCCACTGCGGAAGCGGTTTCGCTGACCGATGCGTTTTTCAATCCGTCCATTCTTGATGAAGCCGGTATCGACGAAATCTTGAAGTTCGATGCGTCAACCGTGTCGATGGAAATTGACCTGGAAGTGATCGATCCCCTTCGCAATTTCCTTTTCGGACCACCTGGTGCAGGCGGTCTCGATTTGGTCTCGCTAAACATTCAGCGCGGGCGTGATCATGGGATTGCCGACTACAACCAGCTTCGAGTGGCCTATGGATTACCTGCCGTCACGGGCTTCGCAGAGATAACCTCGGACGTAGAACTGCAAGTGAAGTTAGAGAGCTTGTACCACAGCGTCGATGATATCGATGCATGGGTGGGGATCATGGCTGAAGACCATCGGTACGGAGCTTCCGTTGGCGAACTAGCAAGCCGGATCATCGCCGATCAGTTTCGGCGTCTTCGTGAAGGCGACCGAAGTTACTACGAAAACGTCTTCTCGCGTTCTGATATCAGGATGATCGAACGCACCACGTTGGCAGACATTATCGAACGAAATACCGATGTCACCGGTCTACAAACAAACGTCTTTTTCTTTCGCAGTGAGCTGAGCGGCACTGTCAGTTCGCAATCTGATAGCCTACGAGAAGGCCTCCAGGTCATACTGCTGGATTCTCAAGGTGAGTTCATTGCCGATGTTCAAACAGACGCCAGCGGCGTCTACCGTTTCGATAGCTTTCCGAGTACCGGCAGCTACAAAGTCATCCTATCGGCAACCGACACGGCACACGAAGTAAATATCAGCACTGGCAATTTGCGATTTCAGGGACTCGATTTCGAAATCGCCTAG
- a CDS encoding peptidylprolyl isomerase: MKKFATKTQLLVATFIALLISIQHPIIGIAQSTSGQPSEPIVAVDGAPISNGALNLLLKSKLKIDQPNSAPLEVRRAAVGTLLNQHLALSELRKQGGEKLQSMIDRSWDNFINGLAGNGESTQSLCRRFGCSEGDLRDNIAWETSWREYLRSKMTDANLARFYAGNIESYAPTSWDLSHLFVAIDPKDSQSSSKAVKIVQNAYSELSKVQDSPSLLADRFSQMAIEFSDGSTASQGGKIGWVSESGDLPENVMQAVRRTSSGKVTYPVRSSLGMHLVLVHDQQTKPVAFEELRDRTRLRRDAANFLFENLVGAGKKEARISWFQSGLKPDTRSSADPSVTDAASE; the protein is encoded by the coding sequence ATGAAGAAGTTCGCAACGAAAACTCAATTGTTGGTCGCAACATTTATTGCGCTGTTAATATCGATTCAACACCCGATCATCGGCATCGCCCAATCAACGTCCGGTCAGCCAAGTGAACCGATTGTTGCGGTTGATGGGGCCCCTATTTCAAATGGGGCTTTAAACCTGCTGTTAAAGTCGAAGCTAAAGATCGATCAGCCGAATTCCGCACCACTTGAAGTCCGACGTGCAGCGGTCGGGACGTTACTAAATCAGCATCTCGCTCTATCGGAACTCCGAAAACAAGGTGGTGAAAAACTGCAGAGCATGATCGACCGATCATGGGATAACTTTATCAACGGCTTGGCCGGAAACGGTGAATCGACTCAATCGCTATGTCGACGATTTGGCTGCAGTGAAGGGGACTTGCGTGACAACATCGCATGGGAAACGAGTTGGCGAGAGTACCTGCGTAGCAAAATGACGGACGCCAATTTGGCCCGATTCTATGCTGGAAATATCGAATCCTATGCGCCGACCAGTTGGGACCTTTCACATCTGTTTGTCGCCATCGATCCCAAGGACAGCCAATCGAGTTCCAAGGCTGTCAAAATCGTTCAAAATGCGTACAGCGAACTCAGCAAAGTGCAAGATTCGCCATCGCTACTGGCGGACCGATTTTCACAAATGGCAATCGAGTTCAGTGATGGCTCAACCGCGTCACAAGGTGGAAAGATTGGCTGGGTTTCCGAGTCAGGTGACCTTCCCGAGAACGTGATGCAGGCAGTTCGCCGAACATCATCCGGCAAAGTGACATATCCGGTGCGTAGTTCGCTGGGGATGCATCTGGTTCTTGTTCATGATCAACAAACCAAACCCGTCGCGTTTGAAGAACTGAGAGATCGCACCCGTTTGCGGCGTGATGCGGCGAATTTTCTATTCGAAAATTTGGTCGGTGCAGGTAAGAAAGAAGCCCGGATTTCTTGGTTCCAATCCGGCTTAAAGCCTGATACACGGAGTTCTGCAGACCCTTCAGTCACCGATGCGGCATCCGAATGA
- a CDS encoding class I SAM-dependent methyltransferase yields the protein MSFKNSQGVAADGTLVRLSRQNVVFEVYDPYSIVQLSEVLNELKIHQGNRATYAGRAVITGLLNTGLILIVSASLVDPWSDLKNLHPGETLRSFVRDFVSDWDEANIRVGDRFRSSVSNLRSYLQELRRWLEHWEMEADIDRENNSHRVLDFVRDVDREIYPRFADLNGEFEDATREVPRKDVPFHRALAQRELHPLLMVSPFMNRAFNKPLGYAGDFEMVRMMINEPWEGTNTYAKLVNASALRHDAPAAHRNRIDLLQRAITRETLRSLSAQFNGSNGYAPRTSSNGAHRRVQILNIGCGPAEEISRFVRSESTASNVDVRLVDFNRETLNHVESTLLPEAKHFRPEMNLVTEQRSVHEILKMAQEEGHENAFDQKYDLVYCAGLFDYLRDATCGFLIELFYEWVNPGGVVLVTNVTPNHSSVAMMGMVLDWNLELRDQQDMRDLAPDLGVQHSYVDSTGVNVFLEIRKPIE from the coding sequence GTGAGTTTCAAGAACTCGCAAGGAGTCGCGGCAGACGGAACGTTGGTTCGGTTATCACGTCAGAACGTTGTCTTCGAAGTTTACGATCCGTATTCGATTGTCCAACTTTCCGAAGTCCTTAATGAGTTGAAGATTCATCAAGGCAATCGCGCCACATACGCTGGGCGTGCTGTCATCACAGGTTTGCTAAACACCGGTCTGATTTTGATTGTGTCGGCTTCATTGGTTGATCCATGGTCCGACCTCAAGAACCTGCATCCTGGCGAAACGCTCCGTTCGTTTGTTAGAGATTTTGTAAGCGACTGGGATGAAGCGAATATTCGAGTCGGCGATCGCTTTCGAAGCTCCGTTTCAAACCTTCGTAGCTATCTTCAAGAATTGCGACGTTGGCTTGAACATTGGGAAATGGAAGCCGACATCGATCGCGAAAACAACTCGCACCGCGTCTTGGACTTTGTTCGCGATGTCGATCGCGAAATCTATCCTCGCTTTGCCGATTTGAATGGCGAATTCGAGGACGCGACGCGGGAAGTTCCGCGGAAAGACGTACCTTTCCACCGCGCACTTGCGCAGCGTGAGTTGCATCCGCTGTTGATGGTTTCACCATTCATGAACAGAGCCTTCAACAAACCGCTAGGCTATGCCGGTGATTTCGAAATGGTTCGAATGATGATCAACGAGCCCTGGGAAGGTACCAACACCTACGCGAAATTGGTCAACGCGTCGGCTTTACGGCACGATGCCCCTGCCGCACACCGGAATCGGATCGATCTTCTTCAGCGAGCGATTACCCGAGAGACTCTGCGCTCGCTATCAGCCCAGTTCAACGGTTCCAATGGCTACGCCCCAAGAACCAGTTCCAACGGGGCACATCGCCGAGTTCAGATTTTGAATATCGGGTGCGGGCCTGCCGAAGAGATCAGCCGTTTTGTTCGTTCAGAATCGACAGCTTCCAACGTGGACGTTCGATTGGTGGACTTCAATCGTGAGACGCTCAATCACGTCGAATCAACACTTCTGCCTGAAGCGAAACATTTTCGTCCAGAAATGAATCTCGTCACCGAGCAGCGAAGCGTGCACGAGATCTTGAAAATGGCGCAAGAGGAAGGTCATGAAAACGCCTTCGATCAGAAGTATGACCTTGTTTACTGTGCTGGGCTGTTTGATTATCTCCGGGATGCGACATGCGGCTTTTTGATCGAACTGTTCTATGAATGGGTTAATCCAGGAGGTGTGGTCTTAGTGACCAACGTCACTCCCAACCATTCATCCGTCGCGATGATGGGAATGGTGTTGGACTGGAATCTTGAACTACGCGACCAGCAAGACATGCGAGATTTGGCACCAGACTTGGGAGTCCAGCATTCCTATGTCGATTCGACCGGGGTCAATGTCTTTTTAGAGATTCGGAAGCCAATCGAATGA
- a CDS encoding proteasome accessory factor PafA2 family protein, with product MADENQSTNVGSPTKKLVSRLMGLETEYATLIANRAELSSVDLPASERVFSLICEAIREDQPTVRGYFDESQIFLASGGAVTFESHPSLHAIPGGLVEIATPEVTSPDELLACQRSIDQLVADAACKAKTRFDIRILKNSSDALGHIYGCQENYETVVADGLFLGLYRISIAILWAAQVLSLVLTLPVIALTVSLVFLIRVRQRQFGATAPTSEDAVEQIQSPQSAGELFETLPEWVKKSLTKLLRLIHWPTVIMLRVVGRHIAFRKQRRFLTPLLVSRVALCGTGDLDHDGRFRLSAKAMAIDSIADMGSYDGERPIYVYGHWLGQFCARSFLSLRSTAAMFKRRQRLQIGLSDSNLSELAEYVKVGQVSLVLDMIEAGQTDGLLQMPRVVDSLHQITKDWHLIRRVPTNRGAMNALEMQRSYLKAAKHFVESHPESERGEAKLVLERWGDLMEAVMAFRRDARNVTPSLGRVDWLSKRWMIDQLGPSAQWIAKKKADLRYHELSAEGYYQKLAAANPSLELIPAERIEQRRRTPPANSPATKRGWLIREFGSGEDSIAAEWGYAMLGEGRDRKRIDFK from the coding sequence ATGGCTGACGAGAACCAATCGACGAACGTGGGCTCTCCGACGAAAAAACTCGTGTCCCGTCTGATGGGACTGGAGACTGAGTATGCGACCTTAATCGCTAACCGGGCGGAATTGTCCAGCGTGGATCTTCCTGCAAGCGAAAGAGTTTTTTCTTTAATTTGCGAGGCGATTCGCGAGGACCAACCGACTGTTCGCGGCTATTTCGATGAGTCGCAGATTTTTTTGGCAAGCGGCGGTGCTGTTACCTTTGAATCACACCCCTCCCTGCATGCGATTCCCGGTGGTCTAGTCGAAATCGCAACCCCGGAGGTCACCAGCCCAGATGAGTTGCTTGCCTGTCAAAGATCGATTGATCAACTTGTCGCCGACGCCGCTTGCAAAGCCAAAACGCGCTTCGATATCCGTATCTTAAAGAACAGCTCCGACGCACTCGGGCATATCTACGGATGCCAGGAGAATTATGAAACGGTCGTTGCGGACGGGTTGTTCTTGGGGCTTTACCGAATAAGCATTGCGATACTTTGGGCGGCACAAGTTTTGAGCCTCGTGCTGACCCTTCCAGTTATCGCCCTGACAGTTTCATTGGTGTTCTTGATCCGCGTGCGCCAGCGTCAGTTTGGGGCAACCGCACCGACTTCCGAAGATGCGGTGGAACAAATCCAGTCACCACAGTCGGCTGGTGAACTTTTCGAAACGCTACCCGAGTGGGTTAAAAAAAGCCTGACAAAACTGCTTCGGCTGATCCATTGGCCGACGGTGATTATGCTCCGGGTCGTCGGGCGGCATATCGCATTTCGCAAGCAACGCCGCTTTCTAACTCCGCTGCTCGTGTCGCGTGTGGCTCTCTGCGGAACAGGAGATTTAGACCATGACGGACGATTCAGACTGAGTGCCAAAGCGATGGCGATTGACTCAATTGCCGATATGGGAAGCTACGACGGAGAACGTCCGATCTACGTTTACGGGCATTGGCTGGGGCAATTCTGCGCCCGATCGTTTTTGTCGCTTCGGTCAACAGCAGCGATGTTCAAGCGACGGCAACGTTTGCAAATCGGTCTTTCCGATTCGAATCTTTCAGAGCTTGCCGAATATGTCAAAGTCGGCCAGGTTTCTTTAGTCTTGGACATGATCGAAGCCGGACAAACTGACGGGTTGCTGCAGATGCCACGAGTTGTCGATTCATTGCACCAGATTACAAAGGACTGGCATTTGATCCGACGTGTACCGACCAATCGAGGCGCGATGAATGCTCTGGAAATGCAGCGTTCCTATCTGAAGGCTGCAAAGCATTTCGTGGAAAGTCATCCGGAAAGCGAACGCGGCGAAGCGAAACTGGTTTTGGAGCGTTGGGGCGACTTGATGGAAGCAGTGATGGCGTTCCGACGGGATGCACGAAATGTGACACCATCGCTTGGGCGAGTCGATTGGCTGTCGAAACGTTGGATGATCGATCAGCTGGGACCGAGTGCTCAATGGATAGCGAAAAAGAAAGCTGACTTGCGATATCACGAGCTATCCGCAGAGGGCTACTATCAAAAGCTCGCTGCGGCAAACCCTTCGTTGGAACTGATTCCGGCAGAAAGGATCGAACAGCGACGACGGACTCCACCGGCAAACTCGCCTGCAACGAAGCGTGGATGGCTGATCCGCGAATTCGGTTCGGGCGAAGACAGCATCGCTGCAGAGTGGGGATATGCAATGCTGGGTGAGGGGCGCGATCGAAAACGTATCGACTTTAAATAG
- a CDS encoding HTH domain-containing protein: protein MRHRLDRALEILRLVQSGVAADPHAITSKLNVNRRTFYRDIAFLKELGVEISFDHREGRYRIDGLAGVENTDGSETFQQVIGQAIRQSGESSTVVSIVRHAAAILTGDVEAQSCDGHSDSLVDRGVPARPLGFTSTLGHQTTFDGWVETRSNLGALTNALDQRKRIQSISGDPDGNKEDLKHLIIHQITISAEKVIVEGVDQNGRLVRTTSSYIRMGDDGPIRSIAAEAVRKL, encoded by the coding sequence ATGAGGCACCGACTCGATAGGGCTTTAGAGATCCTCCGACTAGTACAATCGGGGGTTGCCGCAGACCCGCATGCGATTACGTCGAAGCTGAACGTCAACCGCCGGACTTTCTATCGCGACATCGCTTTCCTGAAGGAGTTGGGCGTCGAGATCAGTTTCGATCACCGTGAAGGTCGCTACCGAATCGATGGTTTAGCGGGAGTTGAAAATACGGACGGCTCGGAGACTTTTCAGCAAGTCATCGGCCAAGCCATTCGTCAGTCCGGCGAATCATCGACCGTTGTTTCGATTGTGCGGCATGCGGCAGCGATTTTGACCGGCGATGTTGAGGCACAAAGTTGCGATGGGCATAGCGATTCGCTTGTCGATCGAGGCGTTCCGGCTCGCCCGCTTGGATTTACATCGACATTGGGTCATCAAACCACCTTCGATGGGTGGGTTGAGACTCGTTCAAATCTCGGGGCTTTAACCAACGCCCTGGATCAGCGAAAACGGATCCAATCGATTTCAGGTGATCCGGATGGAAACAAAGAAGACTTAAAACACCTAATCATTCATCAGATTACGATCTCAGCTGAAAAAGTAATCGTTGAAGGTGTTGACCAAAATGGACGCCTTGTTCGAACAACGTCGTCTTATATCCGAATGGGTGACGATGGACCGATTAGAAGCATCGCTGCGGAGGCAGTGCGGAAGCTTTAG
- a CDS encoding response regulator, whose translation MNRPSPNEDKVVLYVDDETTALKYFEQLFGDDFPIATAANGEAGWDYIQQNANRIAVLVTDQRMGEVSGVDLMERVRHRYPHIVRILVTAYTQLDYAVEAVNEGGAFRYLTKPIDEGEMVGTLKRAVEFHELMVQRERLLDEKLSVFHRLIVMDRVRGLATAIAAFGHQLHDCWGALESYMQQSPIEHRLKVQMDDLAELNVAAVAKKEALQMVTTIDQLLSETIENTSNGRSTVDLVALAKSVAERSAREMLDDDLDLVVVANEPIEIDSDSGMLRKLVELLIRRLADVQEQPTKLTISISKRESDVCVEVKGMFRSLDSDQLASFFSAIAPIRQWPIGMDMDLLSSFLIAHHLGGRIRIEPQPPSGPSIRITLPSSHQQQGAVDRRITVESFNQVYRSLETWIDENSRLLGH comes from the coding sequence ATGAATCGCCCGTCGCCGAACGAAGACAAAGTCGTCCTATATGTCGATGATGAAACGACTGCACTGAAATACTTTGAGCAGCTTTTCGGAGATGACTTTCCTATCGCGACTGCAGCCAATGGCGAGGCAGGTTGGGACTACATCCAGCAGAATGCGAATCGAATTGCAGTCCTTGTGACTGATCAGCGCATGGGCGAGGTCAGCGGCGTCGACTTGATGGAACGTGTTCGGCATCGGTACCCACATATCGTGCGAATCCTTGTCACAGCGTACACGCAACTCGACTACGCCGTCGAAGCGGTCAATGAAGGTGGCGCGTTCCGCTACCTGACGAAGCCAATCGACGAAGGCGAGATGGTTGGAACCTTGAAACGAGCCGTTGAGTTCCACGAGTTGATGGTTCAGCGAGAGAGACTTCTCGATGAAAAGCTGAGCGTATTTCACCGCCTGATCGTGATGGATCGTGTTCGAGGGCTGGCCACTGCGATTGCAGCATTTGGTCATCAACTACACGATTGCTGGGGCGCGCTGGAAAGCTATATGCAGCAATCGCCGATCGAACATCGACTGAAAGTTCAAATGGATGATCTGGCTGAACTGAACGTAGCTGCCGTTGCAAAGAAAGAAGCTTTACAGATGGTGACAACGATCGACCAATTGCTTTCCGAGACGATCGAAAACACTTCAAATGGCAGGTCCACCGTCGACTTGGTTGCCCTAGCCAAAAGCGTGGCTGAACGAAGCGCCCGCGAGATGCTTGACGATGATTTGGATCTTGTTGTGGTTGCGAACGAACCGATCGAAATCGATTCCGACAGTGGCATGCTAAGAAAATTGGTCGAGCTGCTGATTCGGCGATTGGCCGATGTTCAAGAGCAGCCTACAAAGCTGACGATCAGCATTTCAAAGCGTGAATCCGACGTCTGTGTAGAAGTCAAAGGAATGTTCCGGTCACTCGACAGCGACCAACTTGCCTCTTTCTTCTCCGCCATCGCGCCGATTCGACAATGGCCGATCGGGATGGACATGGACTTGCTCAGTTCGTTCTTAATAGCACACCACCTTGGTGGTCGAATTCGTATCGAGCCCCAACCGCCGTCGGGTCCTTCGATCCGGATCACGTTACCGTCATCGCATCAGCAACAGGGGGCCGTCGACAGACGGATCACCGTTGAATCTTTCAACCAAGTCTATCGATCGTTAGAGACTTGGATTGATGAAAACAGTCGCCTGCTTGGGCACTGA
- a CDS encoding DUF1570 domain-containing protein, producing the protein MDFSDEIIILGRDGQLHTVRSPDKDRIRNIDAVYEPATIMEMRSELQKEFGRDFEVLTTQHFLIVQPRGRGTRWPEMFEQSHRSFVNYMSRRNIKIRRGRFPMVAVVMPDETAMYAEMRKMDINAKRVAGIYARESNRVLTHDGGHLRYIGATVRHEAAHQSAYNYNVHSRIVITPRWVTEGIGQMFEPESMVSGKAGLKIRDRLNLDSMTVLHREYGKDFGSGFSDAVRDLVGTNEMFNNPQTTDKAYAVAWAMMFYMAEREPEAFAKVLAGTNARGTYQPYDRFTRLSDFERWVGTDIDQFASKVSWFLRSM; encoded by the coding sequence ATGGACTTCAGCGATGAAATCATCATTCTGGGACGTGATGGGCAGCTTCATACCGTTCGAAGTCCCGACAAAGATCGCATTCGAAATATCGATGCCGTCTACGAACCCGCAACAATCATGGAGATGCGTTCGGAGTTGCAGAAGGAGTTTGGTCGCGATTTCGAGGTTTTGACGACGCAACATTTTCTGATCGTTCAACCGCGCGGTCGTGGCACCCGCTGGCCAGAAATGTTCGAGCAATCGCATCGTTCATTCGTCAACTACATGTCACGTCGCAATATCAAGATTCGTCGCGGACGTTTTCCCATGGTCGCAGTCGTGATGCCTGATGAAACAGCCATGTACGCTGAAATGCGAAAGATGGACATCAATGCCAAACGGGTCGCGGGAATCTATGCTCGTGAAAGCAACCGTGTATTGACGCATGACGGAGGACACCTTCGATACATCGGAGCCACTGTCCGCCACGAAGCTGCGCATCAATCGGCTTACAACTACAACGTGCATAGCCGGATCGTGATCACACCTCGCTGGGTCACCGAGGGCATCGGACAAATGTTCGAACCCGAATCGATGGTCAGTGGAAAAGCGGGTTTGAAGATTCGAGACCGGCTGAACCTGGATAGCATGACGGTGCTGCACAGGGAATACGGCAAAGACTTCGGTTCAGGGTTCTCTGACGCAGTTCGTGACTTGGTCGGTACCAACGAGATGTTTAACAATCCTCAGACCACCGACAAAGCCTACGCGGTTGCCTGGGCGATGATGTTCTACATGGCCGAGCGGGAGCCGGAAGCTTTCGCCAAAGTGCTGGCGGGAACCAATGCTCGCGGCACCTACCAGCCCTACGACCGGTTCACACGCCTAAGCGACTTTGAACGCTGGGTCGGCACCGATATCGACCAATTCGCATCGAAAGTATCTTGGTTCTTACGCTCGATGTGA
- a CDS encoding sensor histidine kinase: MSSTAAFRDYGKPSENAAFVQTERLNRCYWADIGLALGAILMPAGAILDWFLYPDVFLNLFLGRMFATMLLVVGFVSRRYWSAGRLLSPVSLLLVFIPGAFMCWMMYATNAGQSRYYFGLILLMIIVQMLGFSAIEAMACCASLIAVYLGTLIASAGLSIFGSDVAIEGLFFLAVSSAACVTVCYTYRKNRFEAFCLNQDLIEKERQRRESILRLRDTEQQLVHSEKMRAIAGVAAGLLHEINNPVNYSLMAIKVLKKKLAKGNDPEEIIADIEEGVTRISHIVTDLRSFAHPEQLAVKTDFVLADAIDTAIRFLTHELPDGRVQVDRDSVNVSVCGAQSQIVQVLLNLIHNGERAIRDQLAKGPAGLLAEPSSDRRRQIHVAADCTGDRVFITVSDDGIGMSEDQIEQATQPYFTTHEGEGLGLGLGICDTIVQAHGGAIQIDSTPGVGTAVRFDLPAAGKSNKPSATFRSEIQSAAAIEPTPSSSGS; encoded by the coding sequence ATGAGTAGCACCGCGGCGTTTCGCGACTATGGCAAGCCGAGTGAGAACGCGGCTTTCGTCCAAACAGAGCGTCTCAACCGCTGTTACTGGGCCGACATCGGCTTGGCTCTGGGAGCGATCCTGATGCCAGCTGGTGCGATCTTAGACTGGTTTCTCTACCCAGACGTTTTTCTGAATCTGTTTCTCGGGCGGATGTTCGCGACGATGCTACTTGTCGTCGGATTTGTTAGCCGGCGCTATTGGTCTGCAGGACGTCTGTTATCGCCGGTGAGCTTGCTTTTGGTCTTCATCCCTGGCGCCTTCATGTGCTGGATGATGTATGCAACCAATGCCGGACAATCGCGGTATTACTTTGGCTTGATCTTGCTGATGATCATTGTCCAAATGTTGGGATTTAGCGCAATTGAAGCGATGGCATGCTGCGCCAGTTTGATCGCGGTCTATCTAGGTACTTTGATCGCCTCGGCGGGGCTGTCGATCTTTGGCAGTGACGTCGCCATTGAAGGTCTCTTTTTCCTTGCCGTAAGCTCAGCCGCCTGCGTGACGGTTTGCTATACCTATCGCAAAAATCGGTTCGAAGCCTTTTGTCTCAATCAAGATTTGATCGAAAAAGAACGGCAACGCAGGGAATCGATTCTGCGGCTTCGCGACACTGAGCAACAACTCGTTCATAGTGAAAAGATGCGTGCGATCGCTGGCGTTGCTGCTGGCTTGCTACATGAGATTAACAATCCCGTTAACTACTCGCTGATGGCGATCAAGGTATTAAAAAAGAAGTTAGCGAAGGGCAACGATCCGGAAGAGATCATTGCGGATATTGAAGAAGGTGTCACACGCATCAGCCATATTGTCACCGACCTCCGCTCGTTCGCTCATCCGGAACAACTGGCTGTTAAAACTGACTTTGTACTCGCAGACGCGATTGATACCGCGATCCGATTTTTGACACATGAACTGCCGGACGGTCGGGTTCAGGTGGACCGAGATTCTGTGAATGTTTCGGTGTGTGGTGCCCAAAGCCAAATTGTCCAAGTGCTACTGAATCTAATTCATAACGGCGAAAGGGCGATCCGCGATCAACTGGCAAAAGGCCCGGCAGGTTTGTTAGCAGAACCGAGTTCCGATCGACGTCGGCAAATTCACGTCGCAGCTGATTGTACGGGAGACAGGGTTTTCATCACCGTTTCCGATGACGGGATAGGTATGTCTGAAGATCAAATCGAGCAAGCGACGCAGCCCTATTTCACCACACACGAGGGTGAGGGTTTAGGGCTGGGCCTAGGAATCTGCGATACGATCGTGCAGGCCCACGGTGGGGCCATCCAGATCGACAGTACCCCAGGTGTTGGGACAGCGGTAAGATTTGATTTGCCGGCCGCTGGTAAGTCGAACAAACCTTCAGCAACCTTCCGCTCGGAAATCCAATCTGCAGCGGCAATCGAACCAACCCCCTCTTCCTCAGGTTCTTAA